One Formosa agariphila KMM 3901 genomic window, TACAGTATCTCCTATTTTAAAGTATTTAAAATTTGTGTGCTCAAAAGTATATGGGATAATCGCTACACTAAACTGATTGCGTTTAGAATCTACAACCGTTAAACTAGTTCCATTTACTGTAATAGACCCTTTTTCAATAGTGATATTTTTGAGGCTTTTATCATATTCAAAAGTAAATAACCAGCTTCCAGAAGTTTCTTTAATATCAATACACTCTGCCGTTTGGTCTACGTGCCCTTGTACAATATGTCCGTCTAACCGGTCTCCTAATAACATGGCGCGTTCTAAGTTTACTAGGTCGTTTGTTTTAAGTGTACTTAAATTTGTTTTGTTTAATGTTTCTTGAATTGCAGTAACCGTATAAGTGTTGTCTTTAATTTCTACAACTGTTAAACAAACACCGTTATGAGCTATACTTTGATCAATTTTTAATTCTGAAGCTAAAGCACTTTCTATGGTTACATGTAGATTATCTTGATCTGATTCTAGATTTGCAACACGACCTAAATTTTCTATTATTCCTGTAAACATATTAATTCATTTATTTGGTTAAATTTGTAGTTGTAAAATTACGAACAAAATAGTTATCAAGTTTAATGAAGAAAGAAGAAAATATTATAGTTGGAATTTCAATTGGAGACTTGAATGGTATTGGAGGAGAGATTGTTTTAAAAACTTTCGAAGACCCAAGAATTCTAGAGTTTTGTACACCAGTGATTTTCGCTTCAGTTAAAGTGATGTCATTTTATAAGAATCACTTTAAAATGGATATAAACTTTAACGGAATAAATCAGATAAATCAATTGGTTATTGGTAAGGTTAATGTTTTAAATTGTTGGAAGGAAAATGTGTCTATTAACTTTGGAAAGGAAGATTTTAAAATTGGTGAATATGCTATTAAATCTTTAGAGTTGGCTACCGAAGCTTTAAAAACAGGAGGAGTAGATTTGTTAGTAACAGCACCTATTAATAAACATAATATTCAGTCAGAAAAATTTAAATTCCCTGGACATACAGATTATTTAGCACAAGAATTGGAAGGAGAAAGTTTAATGTTTATGATTACTGACACTTTAAAAGTCGGACTTTTAACTGATCATGTTCCAGTTAGTGAAATTGCAAACCATATTACTCCTGAATTAATCGAGAAGAAAATTAATACTGTTTACAAATCGTTACAACAAGATTTTCAAATTTCTAAACCAAAAATTGCTGTTTTAGGTATTAATCCGCATACAGGAGATAATGGGGTTATTGGTACTGAAGATGATGTTGTTTTACGTCCAACTTTAAATAAAATTAAAGAAAGTGGGAAGCTGGTATTTGGGCCATATGCAGCAGATAGCTTTTTTGGATCTAATAATTATAAGAATTTCGATGCTATAATTGCATCATATCACGATCAAGGATTAA contains:
- a CDS encoding riboflavin synthase, coding for MFTGIIENLGRVANLESDQDNLHVTIESALASELKIDQSIAHNGVCLTVVEIKDNTYTVTAIQETLNKTNLSTLKTNDLVNLERAMLLGDRLDGHIVQGHVDQTAECIDIKETSGSWLFTFEYDKSLKNITIEKGSITVNGTSLTVVDSKRNQFSVAIIPYTFEHTNFKYFKIGDTVNLEFDVLGKYVKRLLEFDIK
- the pdxA gene encoding 4-hydroxythreonine-4-phosphate dehydrogenase PdxA, translating into MKKEENIIVGISIGDLNGIGGEIVLKTFEDPRILEFCTPVIFASVKVMSFYKNHFKMDINFNGINQINQLVIGKVNVLNCWKENVSINFGKEDFKIGEYAIKSLELATEALKTGGVDLLVTAPINKHNIQSEKFKFPGHTDYLAQELEGESLMFMITDTLKVGLLTDHVPVSEIANHITPELIEKKINTVYKSLQQDFQISKPKIAVLGINPHTGDNGVIGTEDDVVLRPTLNKIKESGKLVFGPYAADSFFGSNNYKNFDAIIASYHDQGLIPFKTLSFGEGVNYTAGLNKVRTSPDHGTAFEIAGKGIANESSFKEALYSGIQIYKHRLEYDKLVKRV